The genomic interval GCGTCCTCCTTGAAGTAGTCCCCGAAGGAGAAATTGCCCAGCATCTCGAAGAAGGTGTGATGCCGGGCGGTGCGGCCCACGTTTTCGAGGTCGTTGTGCTTGCCCCCCGCCCGCACGCACTTCTGGGAGCTGACCGCCCGCTGGTAGTCCCGCTTGTCCTCGCCCAGGAAGACACCCTTGAACTGGACCATGCCCGCATTGGTGAAGAGGAGGGTGGGGTCGTCGCCCGGCACCAGCGAGGAGGAGCGCACCACGGTGTGCCCCCGCTCGCGGAAGTAGTCGAGGAAGCTCTGGCGCAGCTCGTTGCCGGTCATGGCCATGACGCCATTATACCGGGCGTCAGTCTGCCTGGCTGTCCCCGTCGAGCCGCGCTCCCGTGAGCGCGGTGACCGTTCGCATGACGATGCTTGCCGGATAGCCGCGGCGCAGGAGATAGTCACGGAGGCGCGGCGCGGCGCGCTCGCGGGTGGCGCGCAGCAAGGCGGGAAGCCGGCGGCGGCCGGCCTCGAGACAGCGCTCGGCCTCGACCACCTCGAGGAAGGCGGCCTCGACGGCGGGGCCCGCCACGGCGCTCGGGATGCCCTTCTGGGCCAGCTCCTGGCGGAGACGGCGGCTGCCTACCCGCCGGCCGCGCGCGCGCGATTCAGCCCAGAAGCGCGCGAAGGCCTGGTCGTCGACATAGCCGCGGGTTTGCAGCTCGTCCACCACGGCCCGGGCGATCTCGGCCGGGGCCCCCCGGCGCCGGAGGCGCTGCATCAGCTCGCGCGCGCTCCAGGCCTTCATGGCCAGAAGCT from Candidatus Methylomirabilota bacterium carries:
- a CDS encoding regulatory protein RecX — encoded protein: MPTRGRRARVPREILKLDEKAAKLAAFELLAMKAWSARELMQRLRRRGAPAEIARAVVDELQTRGYVDDQAFARFWAESRARGRRVGSRRLRQELAQKGIPSAVAGPAVEAAFLEVVEAERCLEAGRRRLPALLRATRERAAPRLRDYLLRRGYPASIVMRTVTALTGARLDGDSQAD